Proteins from one Pleurocapsa minor HA4230-MV1 genomic window:
- a CDS encoding glycosyltransferase family 4 protein: protein MSGPRSRVLGLIQGFESQGWSVETFIVGDRSPQKWSAKGSGAAISRGFMRTLAIDLVRLGLGVYNSWRSWREIGSKVDWVFEYAATLQCLGWIFQRHGVLWILQVEALLYYEAKAERKALILDGIAKKLELWSYRQCDVIACVSATLKEILVTEIGIDSHKIVLVPNGVDIQFLDPQLHQPKRVFPGFTIGFVGSLYSWAGLGLLLEAIAELKTTGYDLSLIVVGDGEMKSTWSAQAQALGLAQQVEFVGRVPWQDVPQYIAGCDVGYSGQIQLQMGKMYLSPMKLYEYMSMAKPVVASAFEDATRLVTEGETGFLFEPGDKQTLKQALIAAYAAQDRLSLMGQQARRQIENEHSWANRVEYLLKETEAIVKRSPV, encoded by the coding sequence ATGTCTGGGCCACGTTCCCGCGTATTAGGTTTGATTCAAGGCTTTGAGTCCCAAGGGTGGTCAGTTGAAACTTTTATCGTTGGCGATCGCTCTCCCCAAAAATGGTCGGCAAAGGGATCGGGGGCGGCAATTAGTCGAGGATTTATGCGTACTCTGGCGATCGATCTGGTGCGTCTTGGTTTAGGAGTTTACAATAGCTGGCGTAGCTGGCGCGAGATTGGTAGCAAAGTCGATTGGGTATTTGAATATGCAGCGACTCTTCAATGTCTAGGCTGGATTTTTCAGCGTCATGGTGTTCTGTGGATTTTACAGGTAGAAGCACTACTTTATTACGAAGCAAAAGCCGAGCGCAAAGCTTTAATACTTGACGGTATTGCCAAAAAATTAGAATTATGGTCTTATCGCCAATGTGATGTAATTGCCTGCGTTAGCGCTACTTTAAAAGAAATTTTAGTGACAGAAATCGGCATCGATTCTCATAAGATAGTTCTTGTTCCCAATGGCGTAGATATTCAATTTCTCGACCCACAGCTACATCAACCAAAGAGAGTATTTCCTGGCTTTACCATTGGTTTTGTCGGTAGTTTGTATAGCTGGGCAGGATTAGGTCTACTGCTAGAGGCGATCGCCGAACTAAAAACTACAGGCTATGATTTATCCTTAATCGTGGTTGGCGATGGGGAAATGAAGTCAACTTGGTCAGCACAAGCACAAGCTTTAGGTTTAGCGCAGCAGGTAGAGTTTGTTGGTCGAGTACCCTGGCAAGATGTACCCCAATACATAGCAGGTTGTGATGTCGGTTACTCAGGACAAATTCAGCTACAGATGGGCAAAATGTACTTGTCGCCAATGAAGCTCTATGAATATATGTCGATGGCTAAACCAGTTGTAGCATCTGCATTTGAAGATGCCACTAGATTAGTGACTGAAGGAGAAACAGGTTTTTTATTTGAGCCAGGAGATAAACAGACCCTCAAACAAGCTTTGATAGCAGCTTATGCAGCCCAAGATCGTCTCTCGTTAATGGGGCAACAAGCACGCAGACAAATAGAGAATGAACACAGTTGGGCTAATCGAGTCGAGTATTTACTAAAAGAAACAGAGGCTATTGTAAAGCGATCGCCTGTATAG
- a CDS encoding glycosyltransferase family 2 protein, giving the protein MIESGCEPRIAVIMTCHNRHDTTIACLQFLEQQVDHTVYLVDDGSSDGTSKTVSQDYPAVKLFQGDGNLYWAGGMRRAFGEALKGNYDYYMWLNDDTMLNSGALRKLLAIHHDLIEQGNSEAIVVGSTQDPVTGKPTYGGAMKSKRWYSNKLEFLKPSDELQECDTMYGNCVLIPRAVAQKVGNIDEAFVHSLGDIDYGLRARQLGCSIWAAPGFIGTCSQNAVTGSWIDPQLSIPQRLKNVVQVKNFPISPWTAFTKRHSGFFWFFFWCLPYIRAIIGYKDLDDSPSFAADVIPDELPK; this is encoded by the coding sequence ATGATTGAATCAGGCTGTGAACCAAGAATAGCAGTTATTATGACCTGCCACAATCGGCACGACACAACTATTGCTTGTTTACAATTTCTCGAACAACAAGTTGACCATACAGTATATCTAGTTGATGACGGCAGTTCTGACGGTACTTCCAAAACAGTTAGTCAAGACTATCCAGCAGTAAAGCTATTTCAGGGGGATGGCAATCTTTATTGGGCTGGAGGTATGCGCAGAGCATTTGGGGAGGCTTTAAAAGGCAATTATGATTACTATATGTGGTTGAACGATGACACGATGCTCAACTCTGGGGCTTTGAGAAAGTTATTGGCTATTCACCATGATTTAATTGAACAGGGTAACTCCGAGGCGATTGTTGTCGGCTCAACCCAAGATCCTGTTACAGGTAAACCTACCTATGGTGGAGCTATGAAGTCAAAGCGTTGGTATTCCAACAAACTTGAGTTTTTAAAGCCCAGTGACGAGCTTCAAGAGTGTGACACAATGTATGGTAACTGTGTTTTAATTCCTCGTGCTGTAGCGCAAAAAGTTGGCAATATCGATGAGGCATTTGTCCATTCACTAGGGGACATCGATTATGGTTTGAGGGCGCGTCAGTTAGGCTGTTCGATTTGGGCAGCCCCAGGATTTATTGGGACATGCTCTCAAAATGCAGTGACAGGAAGCTGGATCGATCCGCAGCTTTCGATTCCCCAGCGACTTAAAAACGTGGTTCAGGTTAAAAACTTTCCGATTTCACCCTGGACAGCCTTCACGAAGAGACATTCGGGTTTCTTTTGGTTTTTTTTCTGGTGTTTACCCTACATTAGAGCAATTATTGGCTACAAAGACCTAGATGATTCACCCTCGTTCGCAGCAGATGTCATTCCCGATGAGCTACCTAAATGA
- a CDS encoding glycosyltransferase family 9 protein — translation MRVLALVPGDIGNQILFFPTLETLKQQYPQASIDVLVEPQSKKAYRVCKNVDDVLVFDFQDRNSFADYLNLLGTVRDREYDVLISLKTTWRIKLLLWLNGIPTRIGYQDDSPLYLSAAVTRKPEQYTAQMYHDLVTGLGIQTPCPPLKINVPAEDIRWAESEQQRRTMDSGYIVLWDQPSATEISSYPITSWQKIVQDMEQRQTGLSIVILQSDRNQDWVTTMISANGNLKAIAPPDVGKTAAIIAGANLILCTSGMAMQLAVATDTYTFALASNQDSKTIPTTKENCILISSNTNELKDIQPEKVISQLWQQ, via the coding sequence ATGCGTGTACTAGCCCTCGTGCCTGGCGATATTGGCAATCAAATTCTCTTTTTTCCTACCTTGGAAACTCTTAAGCAGCAGTATCCTCAAGCGTCAATTGATGTTTTAGTCGAACCCCAATCAAAAAAAGCTTATCGAGTTTGCAAAAATGTTGATGACGTTCTAGTGTTTGATTTTCAAGACCGCAACAGTTTCGCCGATTATCTCAATCTTTTGGGAACGGTGCGCGATCGCGAGTATGATGTCCTCATTAGTCTCAAAACGACCTGGCGAATCAAGCTCTTACTTTGGCTTAATGGCATCCCCACCAGAATCGGTTATCAAGATGATTCACCACTGTATCTATCCGCTGCTGTGACCCGCAAACCAGAGCAGTATACGGCGCAAATGTATCATGATTTGGTTACAGGACTGGGTATTCAGACTCCTTGCCCTCCTCTAAAGATCAATGTACCAGCCGAAGATATTCGTTGGGCAGAATCGGAACAGCAACGACGGACTATGGATAGTGGATATATCGTTCTCTGGGATCAACCATCAGCAACTGAAATAAGCTCCTATCCCATTACTAGCTGGCAAAAAATTGTTCAAGATATGGAGCAGCGCCAAACAGGATTATCCATTGTGATCTTGCAAAGCGATCGCAATCAAGATTGGGTGACGACGATGATTTCGGCAAATGGTAATCTTAAAGCGATCGCGCCTCCAGACGTGGGTAAAACCGCAGCCATTATTGCGGGAGCAAATCTAATCTTGTGTACCAGCGGGATGGCAATGCAGCTAGCTGTAGCGACAGATACCTATACTTTTGCTCTAGCTAGTAATCAAGACAGCAAGACTATTCCTACTACCAAAGAAAACTGTATTTTGATCTCATCCAATACCAACGAATTAAAAGATATCCAGCCTGAGAAAGTGATCTCGCAACTATGGCAACAATAA
- a CDS encoding DUF1816 domain-containing protein gives MITIKKILTKLLKNIVQQYWIEVTTAKPSCVYYFGPFLTYKGAKLALPGFIEDLETENAEDIKAEIKRCQPRELTIFEQLNDNSDVAFT, from the coding sequence ATGATTACCATAAAAAAAATTTTAACCAAGTTGCTCAAGAATATTGTTCAACAATATTGGATAGAAGTTACAACAGCTAAACCCAGCTGCGTTTATTACTTTGGCCCTTTTTTAACTTATAAAGGAGCTAAGTTAGCTCTACCAGGTTTTATTGAAGATTTAGAGACTGAAAACGCCGAAGATATCAAGGCTGAGATCAAACGCTGTCAACCACGGGAATTGACTATTTTTGAGCAATTAAACGACAATTCCGATGTCGCCTTTACATAG
- a CDS encoding MFS transporter, producing the protein MRLSESETPSTSDSKTEIATVSDSQGFAPVFKNQQFLILWSGQIFSQLADKIYLVMMIAIVANQFQLPDQPISKWVSPIMIAFTIPAVLFGSLAGVYVDRWRKKPVLVISNLLRGILVLTLPPFLLVSQGQSLSASIPWGFALMLGVTFAVSTFTQFFAPAEQAVIPLIVKDKDLLAANSLYTTTMMALLIIGFAIGEPLLNIADSLAAQVGLPSNIGKEILVGSAYAIAGIILLTLKTGEKLEQSHKETPHVLADIRDGIKYLGQNSRVRNALIQLVILFSIFAALAVLAVSIADQIPQIAAEQFGILLAAAGIGMGTSAAILGSKGQNIRRARLSLIGSIGVAASLIGLSFATHNLWLALTMTALIGAFAALVGVPMQTTIQSRTPEAMRGKVFGLQNNAVNIALSLPLVLAAEAETRFGLPGVMWGLAAIAALGGILTWYMMQDDDVLDRDKS; encoded by the coding sequence ATGCGCTTGTCGGAATCAGAAACTCCCTCTACTTCAGATAGTAAAACAGAAATAGCAACAGTATCGGACTCTCAAGGATTTGCTCCCGTCTTCAAAAACCAACAGTTTTTAATTCTTTGGAGTGGTCAAATATTTTCTCAGCTAGCGGATAAAATTTATTTGGTGATGATGATTGCGATCGTGGCAAATCAGTTCCAGTTGCCCGATCAGCCCATTAGTAAATGGGTATCACCTATTATGATTGCTTTTACGATTCCTGCGGTGTTGTTTGGCTCTTTGGCGGGGGTATATGTAGATCGCTGGCGCAAAAAACCTGTATTAGTTATTTCTAACTTGCTACGAGGAATTTTAGTACTGACATTGCCACCCTTTTTACTAGTGTCTCAGGGACAAAGTTTATCTGCCTCTATTCCCTGGGGATTTGCTTTAATGCTGGGGGTTACTTTTGCAGTTTCTACCTTCACTCAATTTTTTGCTCCCGCAGAGCAAGCGGTAATTCCTTTAATAGTCAAAGATAAAGATCTCTTGGCAGCTAACTCCCTTTACACCACCACCATGATGGCGCTGTTAATTATTGGTTTTGCAATAGGTGAACCATTGTTAAATATTGCCGATAGTTTAGCTGCTCAAGTTGGTTTACCCTCAAATATTGGGAAAGAAATATTAGTCGGCAGTGCCTATGCGATCGCTGGAATAATTTTACTCACCCTGAAAACGGGAGAGAAGTTAGAACAATCTCACAAAGAAACGCCTCATGTCTTAGCTGATATTAGGGATGGGATTAAATACCTTGGTCAAAATAGCCGTGTGCGTAATGCCTTGATCCAGTTAGTAATTTTGTTCTCAATTTTTGCTGCCCTAGCAGTGCTGGCGGTGAGCATAGCGGATCAAATTCCGCAGATCGCAGCCGAACAGTTTGGTATTTTGCTGGCAGCAGCAGGGATTGGGATGGGTACAAGTGCAGCTATTTTAGGGAGTAAAGGGCAAAATATTAGGCGCGCGCGGTTGAGTCTAATTGGTTCAATTGGGGTGGCTGCTTCTTTAATCGGCTTATCTTTTGCCACGCATAATTTGTGGTTAGCTTTGACGATGACAGCATTAATAGGCGCATTTGCAGCTTTAGTCGGTGTACCAATGCAGACGACAATCCAGTCAAGGACTCCTGAAGCAATGAGAGGAAAAGTATTTGGTTTACAAAATAATGCGGTTAATATTGCTCTTTCCCTGCCTCTAGTGCTAGCTGCCGAAGCAGAAACTCGTTTTGGCTTACCTGGAGTGATGTGGGGTTTGGCGGCGATCGCTGCTTTAGGTGGGATTTTAACTTGGTATATGATGCAAGATGATGATGTTTTGGATCGAGATAAGTCTTAA
- a CDS encoding iron-sulfur cluster assembly accessory protein, translated as MTESTKTVERGIQLTPTAFKHIKMLQEQQGKELCLRVGVRQGGCSGMSYMMDFEEPDQLKDSDEVFDYDGFQIVCDPKSLLYLYGLVLDYSNAMIGGGFEFTNPNAAQTCGCGKSFGV; from the coding sequence ATGACAGAATCCACTAAAACAGTAGAAAGAGGAATTCAATTAACCCCAACCGCTTTTAAGCACATTAAGATGCTGCAAGAACAGCAGGGAAAAGAACTTTGTCTTCGTGTAGGGGTTCGTCAAGGGGGTTGCTCAGGCATGTCCTACATGATGGATTTTGAAGAACCCGATCAGCTTAAGGATAGCGATGAAGTATTTGATTACGATGGGTTTCAGATTGTCTGTGACCCTAAAAGCTTATTATATCTTTATGGTTTAGTCTTAGACTATAGCAACGCTATGATTGGTGGAGGTTTTGAGTTTACCAACCCAAATGCTGCTCAAACCTGTGGGTGTGGAAAGTCTTTCGGTGTATAG
- the recO gene encoding DNA repair protein RecO: protein MSNQKYKAKGIVLKGSSLKENDRLVTVLTPEYGLIRAVAPGAKKYKSQLRGRTELFVINEFLVIKGRSLDKIIQADTIYTYPGLSRDIGKLATAQYLAELSIALAVAEQPQPELYELLNEHLRRIEQCELGQSIYPYLAQGVFHLIAIAGLTPQILECCVTQQIVDPNLDSVAWRVGFSFEGGGIIDLAAAQQEQQVKDLELDEMETYNVRLPNIDYRLNGMELALLQQLVNQDLPSTELFTAQATSNFDLEVAWITIEQVLREYIQYHIGKTIRSAKLVDNLYIEF from the coding sequence TTGAGCAATCAAAAGTATAAAGCTAAAGGAATTGTGTTAAAAGGTTCATCCCTGAAGGAAAACGATCGCCTGGTGACGGTGCTGACTCCTGAGTATGGTTTGATTCGTGCAGTTGCGCCAGGAGCGAAGAAATATAAATCCCAGTTAAGGGGTAGAACTGAGCTATTTGTGATTAATGAATTTTTAGTTATTAAAGGGCGATCGCTTGATAAAATTATTCAGGCAGATACTATTTATACCTACCCTGGTTTAAGCCGAGACATTGGTAAGTTGGCAACTGCTCAATATTTGGCTGAATTGTCCATTGCCTTAGCAGTAGCGGAGCAACCCCAACCAGAGCTATATGAATTGCTTAATGAGCATCTGCGACGGATTGAGCAATGTGAACTGGGGCAGTCGATCTATCCTTATTTGGCTCAGGGAGTATTTCATTTAATTGCGATCGCTGGCTTAACGCCTCAGATCTTAGAATGTTGTGTGACTCAACAAATTGTTGACCCCAATCTAGATTCTGTTGCCTGGCGCGTGGGATTTAGCTTTGAGGGAGGGGGAATTATTGATTTAGCAGCAGCACAGCAGGAGCAACAAGTTAAAGATCTTGAATTAGATGAAATGGAAACTTACAATGTTCGTTTGCCGAACATAGATTATCGTTTGAATGGGATGGAGTTAGCTTTGTTACAACAGTTAGTAAATCAAGATCTACCCTCAACCGAGTTATTTACAGCTCAAGCAACCAGTAATTTTGATTTAGAAGTAGCGTGGATCACAATTGAACAAGTTTTACGAGAATATATCCAATATCATATTGGTAAGACGATTCGTTCGGCTAAGCTAGTAGACAACCTCTATATTGAATTTTAA
- a CDS encoding response regulator transcription factor, with product METNKEKILVVDDEASIRRILETRLSMIGYDVVTAADGEEALETFRTAEPSLVVLDVMMPKLDGYGVCQELRKESDIPIIMLTALGDVADRITGLELGADDYVVKPFSPKELEARIRSVLRRVEKNGAPGIPSSGVIHVGSIKIDTNKRQVYKGDERIRLTGMEFSLLELLVSRSGEPFSRSEILQEVWGYTPERHVDTRVVDVHISRLRAKLEDDPSNPELILTARGTGYLFQRILEAGEE from the coding sequence TTGGAAACTAATAAAGAGAAAATTTTAGTAGTAGATGATGAAGCTAGCATTCGTCGCATTTTAGAAACCCGTCTGTCAATGATTGGTTATGACGTAGTAACGGCTGCTGATGGCGAAGAAGCTTTAGAAACTTTTAGGACTGCCGAACCAAGTTTAGTAGTTTTAGATGTAATGATGCCTAAGCTAGACGGTTATGGTGTGTGTCAAGAACTACGCAAAGAATCTGATATCCCTATCATTATGTTAACTGCTTTGGGGGACGTTGCCGATCGCATCACTGGTTTAGAATTAGGTGCTGATGATTACGTAGTTAAACCTTTTTCCCCCAAAGAACTAGAAGCAAGAATTCGCTCCGTGCTGCGCCGAGTTGAGAAAAATGGTGCGCCTGGTATTCCTAGTTCGGGAGTAATTCACGTTGGCTCAATTAAGATTGATACAAATAAACGCCAGGTATATAAAGGTGACGAGCGTATCCGTCTGACAGGTATGGAATTTAGCTTGTTAGAGTTATTAGTCAGTCGTTCTGGGGAACCATTTTCTCGTTCTGAGATTTTACAAGAAGTTTGGGGCTATACTCCTGAACGTCATGTGGATACCCGCGTAGTAGATGTCCATATTTCTCGTCTACGCGCCAAGCTAGAAGATGATCCGAGTAATCCTGAATTGATCCTAACTGCTAGAGGTACAGGTTACTTGTTTCAACGTATCTTAGAAGCAGGAGAAGAATAA
- a CDS encoding methyltransferase domain-containing protein, whose amino-acid sequence MIKTKSFLLFKLLDKLPLVKDYEFGQNYSSFKSQKFIGKTKKIKLLDDRGIKQINYACGGKYLQDWLNVDFHRKNSFILPDKTIYYSVDLTSKHPFPDDHFEFGFAEDFLEHLQQVDSIIFLSECFRTFKKGGVLRLAFPGLEGVLQKHYSTVDYETVIIAKEEAYTAWGHMHFYSREELTTVAKHIGFSEVNFQKYGVSNYPVLAGLETREEQIGLNTYVELVK is encoded by the coding sequence ATGATTAAAACTAAATCATTCCTGTTATTTAAGTTACTGGATAAATTACCTTTAGTTAAAGATTATGAATTCGGTCAAAACTATAGCAGTTTTAAAAGCCAGAAATTTATTGGCAAAACTAAAAAAATTAAACTGCTTGATGATCGAGGAATTAAGCAAATTAACTATGCTTGTGGTGGTAAATATCTTCAAGATTGGTTAAACGTAGATTTTCATCGCAAAAATTCATTTATTCTGCCAGATAAGACAATCTATTATTCAGTAGATCTCACTTCTAAGCACCCTTTCCCTGATGATCACTTTGAATTTGGCTTTGCCGAAGATTTTCTGGAACATCTGCAACAGGTAGATTCAATTATTTTTCTCAGTGAATGTTTCCGCACCTTCAAAAAAGGTGGTGTATTGCGTTTAGCTTTTCCTGGTTTAGAAGGAGTCTTGCAAAAACATTATTCAACTGTCGATTATGAAACAGTAATAATAGCCAAAGAAGAAGCCTATACCGCCTGGGGACATATGCATTTTTACTCCAGAGAAGAATTAACCACGGTTGCTAAACATATTGGATTTAGTGAAGTCAATTTTCAAAAATATGGCGTATCCAATTATCCAGTCTTGGCTGGATTAGAAACTCGCGAGGAACAGATTGGCTTAAATACATATGTAGAGCTAGTTAAATAA
- a CDS encoding cofactor assembly of complex C subunit B produces MNKYDANRILRLLPFFVGGLGGLLLLVNRLLTAQITDSQARSDALGVIEGAVLILVGLLWQQIQGRTPDTVDLIGETGLELDESLCESAKTELAWASHLLLTNTVTRSLLVYYDGKTILRRGVLGKNPQVKPGAILERVIAKGKPVYLVNLSLYPGKLEFDYLPENTQGVICQPIGQQGVLILGANAPRSYTKKDEQWIEGIADKLAVTLVNRQV; encoded by the coding sequence ATGAATAAATACGATGCCAATCGCATACTAAGATTACTACCTTTTTTCGTTGGGGGATTGGGCGGTTTGCTGCTGTTAGTAAATCGTCTTTTGACAGCACAAATTACCGATTCTCAGGCACGTTCCGATGCTCTAGGGGTAATTGAAGGAGCAGTGCTAATTTTAGTTGGTTTGCTTTGGCAACAAATTCAGGGGCGAACTCCCGATACAGTAGATCTGATTGGGGAAACAGGTTTAGAACTAGATGAATCCCTCTGCGAATCAGCCAAAACCGAGTTGGCTTGGGCATCTCATTTGTTGCTTACTAACACCGTAACGCGATCGCTCTTGGTTTACTATGATGGCAAGACTATCTTGCGCAGGGGTGTATTGGGTAAAAATCCCCAAGTAAAGCCTGGGGCTATCTTAGAGCGGGTTATAGCTAAAGGCAAGCCTGTATATTTAGTGAATCTCAGTCTTTATCCTGGTAAATTAGAGTTCGATTATTTGCCAGAAAATACCCAGGGTGTAATCTGTCAGCCTATTGGTCAACAAGGAGTATTAATTTTGGGTGCTAATGCCCCCCGTAGCTACACCAAAAAAGACGAACAATGGATTGAAGGGATTGCGGATAAATTAGCGGTGACTTTAGTAAATCGTCAAGTTTGA
- the deoC gene encoding deoxyribose-phosphate aldolase — MSVTNLDLDIDLATYIDHTLLKPSAIAEEVNQICQEAWQYNFPAVCIYPAAVRQARELLHDKQPQICTVIGFPTGAVTSTVKLYEAQEAVENGATELDVVINLGWAKSGESGKIYREIAQICDETGQTVKAILETTVLTNEEKRLAAEVCLDAGVAYLKTSTGWFGGATVEDVKLLKEITRGQVGIKAAGGIRTYEQAIALIQAGATRLGTSRGVDLLRQQNESIK, encoded by the coding sequence ATGTCCGTAACTAATTTAGATTTAGATATCGATCTTGCTACCTATATCGACCACACTCTATTAAAGCCGAGTGCTATTGCTGAAGAAGTTAATCAGATTTGTCAAGAAGCGTGGCAATATAATTTTCCTGCTGTCTGTATCTATCCTGCTGCGGTAAGACAGGCGCGAGAGCTATTACACGATAAACAGCCTCAGATTTGTACTGTGATCGGCTTTCCTACTGGTGCGGTTACTTCCACAGTTAAGCTATACGAGGCGCAGGAAGCAGTGGAAAATGGTGCGACGGAGCTAGATGTCGTGATTAACTTGGGTTGGGCTAAATCGGGGGAATCAGGCAAGATCTATCGCGAGATAGCTCAAATTTGTGACGAAACGGGTCAAACTGTTAAGGCAATCTTAGAAACTACAGTTTTAACTAACGAAGAAAAAAGACTGGCAGCAGAAGTTTGTCTTGATGCAGGAGTAGCTTATCTTAAAACTAGTACAGGCTGGTTTGGTGGGGCAACGGTAGAAGATGTCAAGCTACTTAAGGAAATTACTAGAGGACAAGTTGGTATTAAAGCTGCGGGGGGAATTCGGACTTATGAACAGGCGATCGCTCTAATTCAGGCAGGTGCTACCCGTCTTGGTACTTCTCGCGGAGTGGATTTACTTCGACAACAGAATGAATCAATTAAATGA
- the ispD gene encoding 2-C-methyl-D-erythritol 4-phosphate cytidylyltransferase translates to MHLLIPAAGMGRRMGSERNKLLLKLLGKPLLAWSLLAAENSSTIEWIGIMGQSADFADFQDILRQLDLTTPVKLIVGGETRQESVYNGLKALPADAKRVLIHDGARCLATPELFDLCSATLHTCKGLIAAVPVKDTIKVVNPEGLIMDTPDRSNLWAAQTPQGFEVELLKSCHAHGKKLGWQVTDDAALFEKCDLPVKIVQGEETNLKVTTPVDLAIAEFILRQRRN, encoded by the coding sequence ATGCACTTATTGATTCCCGCAGCAGGTATGGGTCGTCGCATGGGCAGCGAGCGCAATAAGCTCTTATTAAAACTACTGGGAAAGCCTTTACTGGCATGGAGTTTACTAGCTGCGGAAAACTCTTCAACTATCGAATGGATTGGTATTATGGGGCAGTCTGCTGATTTTGCTGATTTTCAAGATATTTTGCGTCAATTAGATTTAACTACACCAGTTAAGTTAATTGTGGGTGGTGAGACTCGTCAGGAATCGGTTTACAATGGCCTAAAGGCTTTACCAGCAGATGCTAAACGGGTGTTAATTCACGATGGTGCAAGGTGTTTGGCGACTCCCGAACTTTTCGATCTTTGTAGCGCAACATTACACACCTGCAAAGGATTAATTGCTGCTGTCCCAGTAAAAGATACGATTAAAGTAGTAAATCCCGAAGGTCTGATTATGGATACTCCAGACCGTAGTAATCTTTGGGCTGCGCAGACTCCTCAAGGATTTGAAGTAGAGTTATTAAAAAGTTGTCATGCTCATGGCAAAAAATTGGGATGGCAAGTTACAGATGATGCTGCCTTATTTGAAAAATGCGATTTACCCGTAAAAATCGTTCAGGGAGAAGAAACTAATCTCAAAGTTACCACGCCTGTCGATTTGGCGATCGCTGAATTTATTTTGCGTCAGAGAAGAAATTAA